A single genomic interval of Picosynechococcus sp. PCC 7003 harbors:
- the sufD gene encoding Fe-S cluster assembly protein SufD: protein MSSGTMTAAIAFSQSQPTEVDPNLEKFLELRDQNKAAEFQAVRDKGVERVRQEKFPTRRDEAWRVTDLSVLKHTTFQAAQPTTLTAADLDVFALPETANSRLVFVNGHYAPDQSRVSGLPDGVFVGNLTALTVDKKAAIAQYLGQQTEQLDVFAALNDAGLDDLAIVWVPKNTSVEQSIQLLFVGNGGDQPTAMQSRCLVIAETGAQANVVEYYGAIAQGCTDQDTHRYFNNALTEVWVQANARVNHVRVQREAGGAIHLGNTAIAQAQDSHYQLTEVNFGAQLSRHTLTLTQNGPQTETVLKGLTMVGAEQLSDTHTAVYLQHPYGTVDQLHKCIIDDAARSVFNGQIHVPQKAQMTNAAQLNRNLLLSPKAKVDTKPELQITADNVKCAHGATVSQLEAEEIFYLRSRGLNDYDARHLLIDAFAAEILDTVAIAHLQHALTGCVACRTVD, encoded by the coding sequence ATGTCTAGCGGTACTATGACAGCGGCGATCGCCTTTTCCCAGAGCCAACCGACAGAAGTCGATCCCAATCTTGAAAAGTTTCTCGAATTACGCGACCAAAACAAAGCAGCAGAATTTCAAGCCGTCCGTGACAAAGGCGTTGAACGAGTTCGCCAAGAAAAATTCCCAACTCGACGGGATGAAGCCTGGCGCGTAACGGATTTATCGGTGCTCAAACATACGACTTTCCAAGCAGCCCAACCGACGACCCTGACGGCGGCAGATTTAGATGTTTTTGCCCTGCCGGAAACAGCCAACAGTCGTTTGGTATTTGTGAATGGCCACTACGCGCCTGATCAGTCCCGTGTTTCGGGATTACCTGATGGCGTTTTTGTCGGTAATCTCACGGCATTAACGGTAGACAAAAAAGCGGCGATCGCCCAATATCTCGGCCAGCAGACCGAGCAACTGGATGTGTTTGCCGCCTTGAATGATGCGGGTCTTGATGATCTTGCCATTGTTTGGGTGCCGAAAAACACCAGCGTTGAGCAGTCAATCCAATTGCTATTTGTGGGCAACGGTGGCGATCAACCGACGGCAATGCAGTCCCGCTGTTTAGTCATTGCGGAAACAGGTGCCCAGGCCAATGTGGTGGAATATTACGGGGCGATCGCCCAGGGTTGCACCGACCAAGATACCCACCGCTATTTCAACAATGCCCTGACGGAAGTCTGGGTGCAGGCCAATGCCCGGGTGAACCATGTGCGGGTACAACGGGAAGCTGGGGGCGCGATTCACCTCGGTAATACGGCGATCGCCCAAGCCCAGGACAGCCATTACCAACTCACGGAAGTCAATTTCGGTGCCCAACTGAGTCGCCATACCCTCACCCTGACCCAAAATGGCCCCCAAACGGAAACTGTGCTGAAAGGGTTAACCATGGTTGGTGCAGAACAACTCAGCGACACCCATACCGCCGTTTATCTCCAGCATCCTTACGGCACCGTCGATCAACTCCATAAATGCATCATTGACGATGCGGCTCGGTCTGTTTTCAATGGCCAAATCCACGTGCCCCAGAAAGCGCAAATGACCAATGCAGCCCAATTGAATCGTAATTTGCTGCTGTCTCCCAAGGCCAAAGTCGATACCAAACCAGAGCTACAAATCACTGCTGACAACGTGAAATGTGCCCACGGCGCCACCGTCAGTCAATTGGAAGCCGAGGAAATTTTCTACCTCCGCAGCCGGGGTCTTAACGATTACGACGCGCGCCATTTGCTGATTGATGCCTTTGCCGCTGAAATTCTCGATACCGTGGCGATCGCCCATTTGCAACACGCCCTTACAGGTTGTGTCGCCTGTCGTACCGTTGACTAA
- the speA gene encoding biosynthetic arginine decarboxylase, which translates to MNKALGCLEQSVDTRWTVVDSEALYQVAGWGEPYFSINNQGHVQVSPLGDAGTSLDLFELVESLKQRNIGLPFLIRFPDILRDRIERLQECFATAIARYNYPNHYRGVYPVKCNQQRHLVEDLVDLGRTHHLGLEAGSKPELMIAIALLEPEADQERLLICNGYKDQHYIETALLATQLGHRALIVIEQPEELDLVIQASQSLGIRPMLGIRAKLASRGIGRWGSSSGDRAKFGLTIPQILRLVEKLRALEMLDCLQLLHYHIGSQLSSISVVKSAIREASQIYVELVKLGATMGFLDVGGGLAVDYSGSKNNFPSSKNYNMQNYANDVVATVQDTCDETQVPPPILVSESGRAIASHQAVLIFDVLGSSEVDPILPPKPDYKEHLVLRNLRETYDTITPENYQENYHDAVQFKDEAISLFNLGYLSLGDRANAEELYWSCCQKIFSIIQGQASIPEDFEELWQNMATLYYMNLSVFQSVPDSWAIDQLFPIMPIHRLHEEPTKKGILADLTCDSDGRINRFIDTKAESKNLLELHPPNGEPYYLGLFLMGAYQEIMGNLHNLFGDTHVVHVRLTDDGYHLEHLVEGDTIKEVLQYVQYDVADLLETMRCRTEKALSEKRLTLQQSQLLINHYRQSLESYTYLH; encoded by the coding sequence ATGAACAAAGCCCTTGGTTGTTTGGAGCAGTCAGTTGATACTCGTTGGACGGTGGTGGATAGCGAGGCGTTATACCAAGTGGCAGGGTGGGGGGAACCTTATTTTTCGATTAACAACCAGGGCCATGTGCAGGTTTCTCCCCTGGGAGACGCCGGGACGAGCCTCGATCTATTTGAATTAGTAGAGTCCCTGAAGCAACGGAATATTGGTTTACCTTTCTTAATTCGTTTTCCAGATATTCTCCGCGATCGCATTGAACGGCTCCAGGAATGTTTTGCAACGGCGATCGCCCGGTATAACTATCCGAACCATTATCGGGGTGTGTATCCGGTCAAATGTAATCAGCAGCGCCACTTGGTCGAAGATCTCGTGGATTTGGGGCGGACCCATCACCTGGGCTTAGAAGCTGGCTCCAAACCAGAACTCATGATTGCGATCGCCCTCTTGGAACCAGAAGCCGATCAAGAGCGGTTGCTCATTTGCAACGGTTATAAAGACCAGCATTACATCGAAACGGCCCTCCTAGCTACCCAATTGGGGCACCGTGCCCTGATCGTCATCGAGCAGCCAGAAGAATTAGACTTGGTAATCCAGGCCAGTCAAAGTTTAGGCATCCGGCCAATGTTGGGGATTCGGGCTAAGCTTGCCAGTCGTGGCATTGGTCGTTGGGGCAGTTCTTCGGGCGATCGCGCTAAATTTGGGCTAACCATCCCGCAAATTTTGCGTCTCGTGGAAAAACTCCGGGCCTTGGAGATGCTCGATTGCCTACAGTTATTGCACTACCACATCGGCTCCCAGCTTTCGTCGATCAGTGTTGTCAAGTCTGCCATCCGAGAAGCCTCACAAATCTATGTGGAATTGGTCAAATTGGGGGCCACCATGGGGTTTCTAGATGTGGGCGGCGGCCTCGCAGTGGATTACAGCGGCTCAAAAAATAATTTCCCCTCTTCGAAAAACTACAACATGCAGAACTATGCCAACGATGTGGTGGCAACGGTTCAGGATACCTGTGATGAAACCCAGGTGCCGCCCCCCATCCTCGTGAGTGAAAGTGGTCGGGCGATCGCCTCCCACCAGGCAGTATTGATTTTTGATGTCCTCGGCAGTAGTGAAGTAGACCCGATTTTGCCCCCGAAGCCCGATTACAAAGAGCATTTAGTACTGCGTAATCTGCGGGAAACCTACGACACCATTACCCCAGAAAATTACCAAGAAAATTATCATGATGCCGTGCAATTTAAAGACGAAGCGATCAGTTTGTTTAATTTGGGTTATCTCAGTTTAGGCGATCGCGCCAATGCCGAAGAATTGTACTGGTCCTGTTGCCAAAAGATTTTTTCGATTATCCAAGGACAAGCCAGTATCCCTGAGGACTTTGAAGAACTCTGGCAAAATATGGCCACCCTCTACTACATGAATTTGTCTGTGTTCCAATCGGTGCCGGACAGCTGGGCCATTGATCAACTTTTTCCGATTATGCCGATCCACCGACTCCACGAAGAACCCACCAAAAAAGGCATCCTGGCAGATTTAACCTGTGATAGCGACGGGCGCATCAACCGCTTTATTGATACCAAGGCCGAAAGTAAAAATCTCCTGGAATTGCACCCTCCCAATGGGGAACCCTACTACCTGGGCCTCTTTTTGATGGGAGCCTATCAAGAGATCATGGGCAACCTCCACAACCTGTTTGGTGATACCCATGTGGTGCACGTGCGCCTGACCGATGATGGTTACCACCTCGAACACCTCGTGGAAGGGGACACCATCAAAGAAGTCTTGCAGTATGTACAGTATGACGTGGCCGATCTCCTTGAAACAATGCGTTGCCGCACGGAAAAAGCCCTCAGTGAAAAACGTCTTACCTTACAGCAGTCACAGCTTTTGATTAACCATTATCGTCAAAGCCTAGAAAGCTACACCTATCTCCACTAA
- a CDS encoding NADH-quinone oxidoreductase subunit M, translated as MLSALIWLPLVGALLVAILPQGEKSQFSRTMALGVAALVFAWTAWLGLHYDVAIAGLQFVEHYPWIEWLGLNYDLGVDGLSLPLLALNALLTLVALWISPKDLHRPRFYYALFLILQASVNGAFLAQDVLLFFLFYEIEIIPLYFLIAIWGGKNRGYAAIKFLLYTAVSGILILASFLGLAFLTESNTFAYSALQSDLLPLTTQLILLGGILVGFGIKIPFLPFHTWLPDAHVEASTPVSVILAGVLLKLGTYGLLKFGIGLFPMAWAVVAPWLAIWAAISALYGASCAIAQKDMKKVVAYSSIAHMAFILLAAAAATPLSLAAAEIQMVSHGLISGLLFLLVGIVYKKTGSRDVDYLRGLLTPERGLPLTGSLMILGVMASAGLPGMAGFIAEFLIFRGSFPVYPVATLLCMVGTGLTAVYFLLMINKVFFGRLTPELTNMAPVNWAEQFPAVMLVILLFVFGLQPQWLVRWSEIDTAALVSSPTVVEISLK; from the coding sequence ATGCTGAGTGCCTTAATTTGGCTGCCCTTGGTTGGGGCCCTGTTGGTGGCGATACTCCCTCAGGGAGAAAAAAGTCAGTTTTCCCGGACGATGGCCCTGGGAGTGGCTGCCCTCGTTTTTGCTTGGACAGCTTGGCTGGGGCTCCATTACGATGTGGCGATCGCCGGCCTCCAATTTGTCGAACATTACCCTTGGATCGAGTGGTTGGGCCTGAACTACGATCTCGGCGTTGACGGTCTATCGTTGCCCCTCCTTGCCCTCAATGCCTTGCTAACCCTGGTGGCCCTCTGGATTAGCCCGAAGGATTTGCACCGTCCCCGCTTTTATTACGCTCTGTTTTTGATCTTACAGGCGAGTGTCAATGGCGCGTTTCTAGCCCAGGATGTGCTGCTCTTTTTTCTGTTCTACGAAATTGAGATTATCCCCCTATATTTTCTCATTGCGATTTGGGGCGGAAAAAACCGGGGCTACGCCGCCATTAAGTTTTTGCTCTACACGGCAGTTTCCGGGATTTTGATTCTGGCTTCTTTCCTGGGTCTGGCTTTCCTTACAGAATCTAATACCTTTGCCTACAGTGCCCTCCAAAGTGATCTCCTGCCCCTGACGACCCAACTCATTCTCCTCGGCGGCATTTTGGTGGGGTTTGGGATCAAAATTCCGTTTCTTCCTTTCCATACTTGGCTCCCGGATGCCCATGTTGAAGCGTCTACCCCTGTGTCGGTAATTTTAGCGGGGGTGCTCCTTAAGCTTGGGACCTATGGTCTGTTGAAGTTTGGAATTGGCCTATTTCCCATGGCTTGGGCTGTCGTTGCGCCTTGGTTGGCGATCTGGGCGGCGATCAGTGCGTTGTATGGGGCTTCCTGTGCGATCGCCCAAAAAGACATGAAAAAAGTGGTGGCTTACTCCTCCATTGCCCACATGGCGTTTATTTTGCTGGCGGCAGCGGCGGCAACCCCCTTAAGTTTGGCGGCAGCAGAAATTCAAATGGTTAGCCATGGTTTAATTTCTGGTTTGCTCTTTTTGTTGGTGGGCATTGTCTACAAAAAAACGGGCAGTCGGGACGTCGATTACCTACGGGGACTCCTCACCCCAGAACGGGGTCTGCCTTTGACGGGTAGTTTAATGATCCTGGGGGTCATGGCCAGTGCCGGTTTACCGGGGATGGCGGGTTTTATTGCTGAATTTCTGATTTTCCGGGGCAGCTTTCCGGTGTATCCAGTGGCGACCCTGCTGTGTATGGTGGGGACAGGCCTAACGGCGGTGTATTTTCTGCTGATGATTAATAAGGTCTTTTTTGGTCGTCTGACCCCAGAACTGACGAATATGGCCCCGGTCAATTGGGCGGAGCAGTTTCCGGCGGTTATGTTAGTGATATTGCTGTTCGTCTTTGGGTTACAGCCCCAGTGGTTGGTGCGCTGGAGTGAGATCGACACCGCCGCCCTCGTGTCATCCCCAACGGTTGTTGAAATTTCTTTAAAGTAA
- a CDS encoding CO2 hydration protein, with amino-acid sequence MVTAVLEPSRHPLAPFIHRLEQGLPMLEDSDQNVMEVVGILKSYGVVLDAYSNNLNYVAESQFLNVFPFFKYFNGQLTGDRLLKHWWHNRINFEYAEYCMKSMFWHGGGGLDAYLDTPEFIAAAKKAIAARWKNNLFMLGLNKLFPDFLLEQTRQMAYYTGLGQFWRVMSDMFLDLSDRYDAGEIKTTADVTNHVLAGLVADASRPITYKVEIKGEVYELIPESAGLTFLMDTAVPYVEAIFFRGTPFAGTISYNAQAAQVPAEQGVFTYGALYADPLPIGGSGIPPTLLMQDMRHFLPDYLWDFYMHTLRKEQDLRVKICQTFQKSMFCVTSAALMGLAPHGLEPKTLAERQANREFFEHWMDRLLSSQIKAVNDQA; translated from the coding sequence ATGGTCACTGCTGTTTTAGAGCCTTCGCGGCATCCCCTCGCCCCTTTTATTCATCGCCTTGAGCAGGGTTTACCGATGCTTGAAGATAGCGATCAAAATGTGATGGAAGTGGTGGGCATCCTCAAGAGTTACGGGGTGGTGTTAGATGCCTACTCGAATAATCTGAACTATGTGGCCGAATCGCAATTTCTCAATGTCTTTCCCTTTTTTAAGTATTTCAACGGCCAATTAACGGGCGATCGCCTCCTGAAACATTGGTGGCACAACCGGATTAATTTTGAATATGCGGAATATTGCATGAAGTCGATGTTCTGGCATGGTGGTGGGGGGTTAGATGCCTACCTCGACACCCCAGAATTTATTGCTGCTGCGAAAAAGGCGATCGCCGCCCGCTGGAAAAATAATCTCTTCATGTTGGGCCTGAATAAACTCTTCCCAGATTTTCTCCTGGAGCAAACCCGCCAAATGGCCTACTACACAGGCTTGGGACAGTTCTGGCGCGTCATGAGTGATATGTTCCTTGACCTGAGCGATCGCTACGATGCCGGCGAAATCAAAACCACCGCTGACGTCACCAACCACGTCCTAGCCGGATTAGTGGCCGATGCTAGCCGTCCCATCACCTACAAAGTGGAAATCAAAGGGGAAGTGTATGAATTGATTCCAGAATCTGCTGGTTTAACCTTCCTCATGGATACCGCTGTCCCCTATGTAGAAGCTATTTTCTTCCGGGGTACCCCCTTTGCTGGCACCATCTCCTACAATGCCCAGGCTGCCCAAGTCCCTGCCGAACAAGGTGTTTTTACCTACGGCGCTCTTTATGCCGACCCCTTACCCATTGGGGGATCGGGGATTCCGCCGACCTTGTTGATGCAAGATATGCGCCACTTTTTGCCCGATTATCTCTGGGATTTTTATATGCACACCCTGCGAAAAGAACAGGATCTACGGGTCAAAATTTGCCAAACCTTCCAAAAGTCAATGTTCTGCGTGACCAGTGCGGCCTTAATGGGTCTCGCTCCCCACGGCTTAGAACCCAAAACCCTCGCCGAGCGACAGGCAAACCGTGAATTTTTTGAACATTGGATGGACCGCCTCTTAAGTTCTCAAATTAAAGCGGTCAATGACCAAGCATAA
- the sufC gene encoding Fe-S cluster assembly ATPase SufC, whose amino-acid sequence MSDVILAIKDLTATVDGQPILKGVNLEIKAGEIHAIMGRNGSGKSTLSKIIAGHPEYEVTGGEIIYKGENLLEKEAEERALDGIFLAFQYPLEIPGVSNLDFLRVAYNAKLKHQGKEEIDAFDFEDLIEEKLEVVKMNPSFLERSLNEGFSGGEKKRNEILQMALLEPSLGILDEIDSGLDIDALRIVAEGVNHLANPDNAFLLITHYQRLLDYITPQFVHVMYDGRIVKSGGKELALELEATGYDFLDQEMAAGVV is encoded by the coding sequence ATGAGCGACGTTATTTTAGCGATTAAAGATTTGACTGCGACCGTCGATGGTCAGCCGATCCTAAAGGGAGTCAACCTAGAAATCAAAGCGGGAGAAATCCACGCGATTATGGGCCGGAACGGTTCAGGGAAAAGTACCCTATCAAAAATTATTGCGGGGCACCCTGAGTATGAAGTCACTGGCGGTGAAATTATCTACAAAGGCGAAAATCTTCTGGAAAAAGAAGCAGAAGAACGGGCTTTAGATGGTATTTTCCTTGCATTTCAGTATCCGCTCGAAATTCCTGGGGTGAGCAACCTTGATTTCCTGCGGGTTGCCTACAATGCCAAGCTCAAGCATCAGGGCAAAGAAGAGATTGATGCCTTTGATTTTGAGGATTTGATCGAAGAAAAACTCGAAGTGGTCAAAATGAATCCCAGTTTCCTCGAAAGAAGCTTAAACGAAGGCTTTTCTGGGGGAGAGAAAAAACGCAATGAAATCTTGCAGATGGCTTTGTTGGAGCCGAGTCTCGGTATTCTAGATGAGATTGATTCTGGCCTCGATATTGATGCGCTACGGATTGTGGCGGAAGGGGTTAATCACTTGGCAAACCCGGATAATGCGTTTCTTTTAATCACCCACTACCAACGGTTACTGGATTACATCACGCCCCAGTTTGTCCATGTGATGTACGATGGCCGAATTGTGAAAAGTGGTGGTAAAGAACTCGCCCTGGAACTAGAAGCAACGGGCTATGATTTCCTCGATCAAGAAATGGCTGCGGGGGTTGTGTAA
- the sufR gene encoding iron-sulfur cluster biosynthesis transcriptional regulator SufR, which yields MTLSDTRTETRSTKHDILEYLLKHGQVKAVQLAKSLQISPQAVRRHLKDLEEEGLIEHRAKQEGLGRPNYFYGLSRAGRDRFPNRYNDFAVSFLDTLAETAGEEQVKEVLRKQWQKKAHSYRDRLGDGSLPERLARLVNLRKEEGYMAEVIPATDHGHHGFLLTEHHCAIADVAESFPVVCGNELEMFEEILPDCTVTRTQWINEGEHQCGYIIQAKA from the coding sequence ATGACCCTTTCTGACACCCGCACCGAAACCCGTTCAACGAAGCATGACATTTTGGAATATTTATTGAAACATGGTCAAGTTAAGGCTGTGCAGTTGGCGAAATCTTTACAAATTAGCCCCCAGGCGGTGCGGCGTCACCTAAAAGATTTAGAGGAAGAAGGTCTCATTGAACACCGGGCGAAGCAGGAGGGTTTGGGCCGTCCTAATTATTTTTATGGTCTAAGTCGAGCAGGGCGCGATCGCTTTCCGAACCGCTATAACGATTTTGCGGTGTCTTTTTTGGATACCTTGGCAGAGACTGCGGGGGAAGAACAGGTCAAAGAAGTGCTCCGCAAACAGTGGCAAAAGAAGGCCCACAGTTACCGCGATCGCCTTGGGGATGGTTCTTTGCCAGAGCGTTTAGCCCGTTTGGTCAATTTGCGCAAAGAAGAAGGCTACATGGCGGAGGTCATTCCTGCGACGGACCATGGCCATCATGGTTTTTTATTGACGGAACACCATTGTGCGATCGCCGATGTGGCGGAGTCCTTCCCGGTGGTGTGTGGTAACGAATTAGAGATGTTCGAGGAAATTTTGCCTGACTGTACTGTGACCCGTACCCAGTGGATCAACGAAGGGGAACACCAGTGCGGCTACATCATCCAAGCCAAAGCTTAA
- a CDS encoding SufS family cysteine desulfurase, producing MITTQPKPLAEQVRDDFPILHQTVHGKPLIYFDNAATSQKPKAVLDALLHYYQQDNANVHRGIHSLSARATDGYEGARDKVARFINAASRDEIVYTRNASEAINLVAYSWGLSNLGPGDEIILSVMEHHSNIVPWQMIAAKTGAVLRYVPLTQDETFDFEQYQALLSNKTKLVTVVHVSNTLGNVNPVTEIIQAARKYGAKILIDACQSLPHMPVDVQQMDCDWLVGSGHKMCAPTGIGFLYGKRAILEAMPPFLGGGEMIAEVFFDHSTYGELPHKFEAGTPAIGEAIALGAAVDYLSQIGMDHIHAYEAELTAYLFERLREIPNLKIYGKQPNAKGEGRAALAAFNVTGVHANDLATLLDHEGVAIRSGHHCTQPLHRLFEASGSARASLYFYNTTAEIDQFIVALKDTIDFFTSMGS from the coding sequence ATGATCACAACCCAACCTAAACCCCTTGCCGAACAGGTTCGTGACGACTTTCCCATTCTGCACCAGACTGTGCACGGGAAACCGCTGATCTACTTCGATAATGCTGCCACCTCCCAGAAGCCCAAGGCCGTCCTCGATGCATTGCTGCACTATTATCAGCAAGATAATGCCAATGTCCACCGGGGGATTCATAGCCTTAGTGCACGGGCAACGGATGGCTACGAAGGGGCGCGGGATAAAGTCGCCCGGTTTATCAATGCGGCCAGTCGTGATGAAATCGTCTACACCCGCAATGCCAGTGAAGCAATTAATCTCGTCGCTTACAGTTGGGGGTTGAGCAACCTGGGGCCGGGGGATGAAATTATCCTGTCGGTGATGGAACACCATAGCAATATTGTGCCTTGGCAAATGATCGCGGCGAAGACTGGGGCTGTCCTGAGATATGTGCCGCTAACCCAGGATGAGACCTTTGATTTTGAGCAATACCAAGCACTACTGAGCAATAAAACGAAGCTAGTGACGGTGGTTCATGTCTCCAATACCCTGGGCAATGTCAATCCGGTGACCGAAATCATTCAAGCAGCCCGTAAATACGGCGCGAAAATCCTTATTGATGCCTGCCAGAGTTTGCCCCATATGCCCGTTGATGTGCAGCAAATGGACTGTGACTGGCTCGTCGGCTCTGGTCACAAAATGTGTGCACCCACGGGAATTGGTTTTCTCTATGGAAAACGGGCAATTCTCGAAGCGATGCCCCCTTTCTTGGGCGGTGGAGAAATGATCGCCGAAGTCTTTTTTGACCATTCCACTTATGGTGAACTGCCCCATAAATTTGAAGCGGGAACCCCAGCCATCGGTGAGGCGATCGCCCTTGGGGCGGCGGTAGATTATCTATCTCAAATTGGGATGGATCACATCCACGCCTACGAAGCCGAACTCACTGCCTATCTCTTTGAGCGACTCCGGGAAATCCCCAACCTAAAAATCTATGGCAAACAACCCAACGCTAAAGGAGAAGGTCGTGCAGCCCTCGCCGCCTTTAATGTTACCGGTGTCCACGCCAATGATCTCGCTACTCTGCTTGATCACGAAGGGGTCGCAATTCGTTCTGGTCACCATTGCACCCAACCGCTTCATCGCCTGTTTGAGGCTTCTGGCAGTGCCCGCGCTAGCCTCTATTTTTACAACACCACAGCTGAAATCGATCAATTCATTGTTGCCCTTAAGGACACCATTGATTTCTTCACCAGCATGGGCAGTTAA
- the sufB gene encoding Fe-S cluster assembly protein SufB — MSATVKTLVNQPYKYGFVTDIETEKIPRGLSEDVVRLISAKKNEPDFMLEFRLKAYHQWLKMSEPAWAHVKYPPIDYQDIVYYAAPKKETKKIESLDEIDPALLETFEKLGIPLSEQKRLSNVAVDAVFDSVSIATTFKKDLAKHGVIFCSISEALQEYPDLVKKYLGTVVPTSDNYFAALNSAVFSDGSFVFIPKGVKCPMELSTYFRINDGETGQFERTLIIAEEGASVSYLEGCTAPMFDTNQLHAAVVELVALDNADIKYSTVQNWFAGDENGKGGIYNFVTKRGLCKGVNSKISWTQVETGSAITWKYPSCVLLGDNSVGEFYSIALTNNHQQADTGTKMIHIGKNSRSTIISKGISAGKSKNSYRGLVKMHPKADGARNYSQCDSMLIGDTAEANTFPYIQVDNQNAKVEHEASTAKIGEEQLFYFAQRGIAEEDAISMLVSGFCKDVLSELPMEFAAEADKLLSLKLEGTVG, encoded by the coding sequence ATGAGTGCGACCGTCAAAACCCTTGTCAATCAGCCCTATAAATATGGTTTCGTCACAGATATCGAGACGGAAAAAATTCCCCGTGGCCTCAGCGAAGATGTCGTTCGCTTAATTTCCGCGAAGAAAAACGAACCGGACTTTATGCTGGAGTTTCGTCTCAAGGCTTACCACCAATGGCTCAAAATGTCCGAACCGGCATGGGCTCACGTTAAATATCCCCCCATCGACTACCAAGACATCGTTTACTACGCAGCCCCCAAAAAAGAAACCAAAAAGATCGAGAGCCTAGACGAAATTGACCCGGCCCTCCTAGAAACGTTTGAAAAATTGGGCATTCCCCTTTCCGAACAAAAGCGTCTATCCAATGTCGCTGTAGATGCCGTTTTTGATAGCGTTTCCATCGCCACCACCTTCAAAAAAGACCTCGCCAAGCACGGCGTCATTTTCTGCTCCATTTCCGAAGCACTACAGGAATACCCAGACCTGGTCAAAAAATATCTCGGCACCGTTGTGCCCACTTCTGACAACTACTTTGCGGCCCTAAACTCCGCCGTATTTAGTGATGGTTCCTTTGTCTTCATTCCCAAAGGCGTAAAATGCCCGATGGAGTTGTCCACCTATTTTCGGATCAATGACGGGGAAACCGGTCAATTTGAGCGGACCCTGATCATCGCCGAAGAAGGTGCCTCTGTGAGCTACCTAGAAGGTTGTACCGCGCCAATGTTCGATACCAATCAGCTCCATGCTGCTGTAGTTGAGTTGGTTGCCCTCGATAACGCTGACATCAAATATTCCACCGTCCAAAACTGGTTTGCGGGTGACGAAAACGGCAAAGGTGGTATCTATAACTTCGTCACGAAGCGGGGCCTCTGTAAGGGCGTTAACTCAAAAATTTCCTGGACCCAAGTAGAAACTGGTTCAGCAATCACCTGGAAATACCCCAGTTGTGTGCTCCTTGGGGACAATTCTGTGGGTGAATTTTATTCCATTGCTCTGACGAATAATCACCAACAGGCCGACACAGGCACCAAAATGATCCACATCGGTAAAAACAGCCGTAGTACGATCATCTCCAAGGGAATTTCTGCGGGCAAATCGAAAAACAGCTACCGAGGCTTGGTGAAAATGCACCCTAAAGCTGACGGGGCGCGCAACTACTCCCAGTGTGATTCGATGCTCATTGGCGATACGGCGGAGGCCAATACCTTCCCCTATATCCAAGTGGATAACCAAAATGCCAAGGTGGAACATGAAGCCTCCACCGCAAAAATTGGGGAAGAGCAGCTCTTTTATTTTGCCCAACGGGGCATCGCCGAAGAGGATGCCATTTCGATGCTCGTTAGTGGCTTCTGTAAGGATGTCCTCAGTGAGTTGCCGATGGAATTTGCCGCCGAAGCGGACAAACTTCTCAGTCTCAAACTTGAAGGCACCGTTGGCTAG